The Toxorhynchites rutilus septentrionalis strain SRP chromosome 3, ASM2978413v1, whole genome shotgun sequence genome includes a region encoding these proteins:
- the LOC129779652 gene encoding uncharacterized protein LOC129779652, producing the protein MAERNSAKKKLAVATEEENSVNVISELEHTKDNIVDSLGLLEFYVQEFDKTEKIQGQVGAWAEKLEQFYDDYHRVVAKLESFSTEEEPVDLKGERIDFDTRYYALRAFYMSKLKKSSGSASVNPPPPVRPLNIRLPELILPKFSGKLEDWCVFRDSFESAVGSRDDISAVEKMHYLKGLVHGEAARILDPIKISEQGYKDAWRSLRLRFENKRQLIKCHIKTLFDTPTMRKESAEELLTLVDRFEQQISVLKNLGEPADRWSSLLVYLLSVRLDPSTLREWENHCAKLDADNIAAVLGGTARDFDHINEESTAMPSYVSMVNYLQNYARVLQAVSPIVSQSAPRSKPPRPLPPPTKFVSFPAAAQSEPSSSAAASVIQSSKPCVKCGQAHYLYQCPEFRKMTVTQRSELVRRNRLCMNCMRSNSHYARTCSAQRCRVCSKKHHTLLHLDSTDSGVGSGSQSNTSCCVALQQQNSSAPQAQVASVSQTAKSATTVAVQQLSPSTSNNYNVNGSSGNPQYALVTHSAGTIPEAVFLPTAMVNIRDSRGRVCTVRCLLDCASQRSFVSKAACDRLQLPRIRLPNSITVSGIGNATTSVEYQSTVTIFSRVSPFTIKDTMLVLPSITVKLPQSTVDTRHWSIPRHLDLADPTFAVTGNIDIILGAAHFLRVLRYGRISLGDDLPLLQSTEFGWVVSGKCVLSNHDHSDSQRCQFSNPCTINELVHRFWQLEEIQNNKGWSPSERYCEEHFTANTVRNADGRYVVRLPKREELLGQLRDNRYNATKRFYGLERSLAANPMKRALYQEFIREYLNLGHMYEVKSAEEDLQPQYFLPHHAVMKPESTTTKMRVVFDASCRSKSGLSLNDVLLSGPTIQDTLVTIVLRFRFHNYVVSADIEKMYRQVLVHESDQPFQRILWRDDPVLPLKVFQLRTVTYGTSSAPFLATRVLSKLADDEEKTFPLAASAVRHDFYVDNLLTGSDNAGTLASICREIIAVLESAGLPLRQWSSNSEVVLNGIPPELRDTATLRDLDDDFSVTALGLRWEPETDNLLFKTPKWKEHATPTKRTVLSDISSLFDPLGLIGPTIARAKIKLQGLWKLQLDWDTPVPDQFAHDWTCFRQKLIALVHVRVPRHVLRPGYTRLEIHGFSDASEDAYGACIYLRSVFAAGTCTVRLLSAKSKVAPIQTTTIPRLELCAAQLFSRLLTKVLDSVDVSATTYLWTDSTIVLNWILATPSTWKTFVANRVAEIQELTSHAVWHHVPSEDNPADLISRGKDLDELLDASLWWNGPTWLHSETSPWPETVPYSTATTEILETRKTVALPVADQEPPDIIDRYHSIRQVLRVAALLWRFCENCRRHAQNQPLVVGPLTPEDIDHALLMLILRVQGQCFDIEIRQLTSSGQVDRKSKLRFLHPQIVDGIIRVGGRLHFARIPIDERHPIVLPANHRLTEMICRREHLKTLHAGPGLLLSSLRQRFWPLGGRNLVRKVVHRCVTCTRAKPQSLQQLMGNLPPVRVNQAYPFQNVGVDLAGPFYVRTTLRNKRTPFFKAYIVVYVCMATKAAHLDLVTDLTTAAFIASLRRFVSRRGKPSHIFCDNATNFVGAQRELGELRKLFQSQHHQDAVARECTDDGIEFHFIPPRSPSFGGIWEACVKSAKMHLRRILGNAHLTETELQTALCQVEAMLNSRPITPMPGAPTDELSLTPGHFLIGRPLNAMPDPDKTSISENRLSRWERVQQLSQHFWNRWHTEYLTTLQHRYRWTEALDNLAVGSIVVLKDEQLPPQKWALGRVLSVHPGTDGRVRVATVKTSSGIMQRAISKLCLLPVEIDPESVSPTPELAGPSSG; encoded by the coding sequence ATGGCGGAGAGAAATAGtgcgaaaaaaaagttggcCGTAGCCACCGAAGAGGAAAATAGTGTGAATGTAATTAGCGAGCTGGAGCACACCAAGGACAACATCGTCGATTCCTTGGGGTTGCTGGAGTTCTACGTGCAGGAATTCGACAAGACGGAGAAGATCCAAGGACAGGTAGGAGCGTGGGCAGAGAAGTTGGAGCAGTTCTATGATGATTACCATCGGGTCGTCGCGAAACTGGAGAGTTTCTCCACCGAAGAGGAGCCCGTTGACTTAAAAGGTGAGCGTATCGATTTTGACACCCGGTATTACGCGCTGCGCGCGTTTTACATGAGTAAATTGAAGAAATCCAGTGGTTCAGCGTCCGTAAATCCTCCGCCTCCGGTGAGACCTCTTAACATACGGCTACCGGAGTTGATTTTGCCTAAATTTAGCGGGAAACTGGAAGACTGGTGTGTTTTTCGCGATTCGTTTGAGTCAGCGGTTGGTTCTCGTGACGATATCAGTGCGGTcgagaagatgcactatttgAAGGGCCTAGTGCATGGAGAAGCAGCGCGCATCCTCGACCCGATAAAAATCAGCGAGCAGGGATACAAAGACGCCTGGCGATCGTTGCGTCTGCGGTTCGAGAATAAACGTCAGCTGATCAAATGCCACATCAAAACCCTCTTCGATACCCCAACGATGCGCAAGGAGAGCGCCGAAGAACTTCTGACCTTGGTGGACCGTTTTGAACAACAAATTTCCGTTCTCAAGAATTTGGGAGAACCGGCCGATCGTTGGAGTTCTCTTCTTGTTTACCTGTTGTCTGTCCGTCTCGATCCGAGTACGTTACGCGAATGGGAGAATCACTGCGCCAAACTCGACGCCGATAACATCGCCGCTGTTCTGGGAGGTACCGCCCGAGATTTCGACCATATCAACGAGGAGTCAACAGCAATGCCTTCGTACGTTTCCATGGTCAATTACCTCCAGAATTATGCTCGAGTTTTGCAAGCCGTCTCTCCTATCGTCTCCCAGTCTGCTCCACGCTCCAAGCCGCCTCGCCCTCTGCCTCCACCTACCAAGTTCGTTTCGTTTCCTGCAGCAGCACAGTCTGAACCGTCCAGTTCAGCTGCAGCCAGTGTCATCCAGTCGTCGAAACCATGCGTCAAGTGCGGTCAAGCGCACTACCTCTACCAGTGTCCCGAGTTCCGCAAGATGACCGTCACCCAACGATCGGAGCTCGTGCGGCGAAACCGGCTGTGTATGAACTGCATGCGTTCAAACTCTCACTATGCGAGGACCTGTTCTGCCCAGAGATGTCGTGTGTGCTCCAAGAAGCACCATACTCTTCTGCACTTGGATTCTACCGATTCAGGTGTCGGTTCTGGCAGTCAGTCTAATACCAGCTGCTGCGTGGCACTCCAGCAACAAAACTCTTCTGCTCCACAAGCCCAAGTAGCATCCGTTTCGCAAACCGCGAAGTCCGCCACCACAGTCGCCGTCCAGCAACTGTCTCCCTCTACGTCGAACAACTACAACGTCAATGGCTCTTCTGGAAATCCACAGTACGCTCTCGTTACGCATTCTGCGGGGACGATTCCAGAAGCTGTCTTCCTACCAACCGCCATGGTGAACATCAGGGACAGTAGAGGTCGAGTTTGCACCGTGCGCTGCTTGTTGGACTGTGCTTCCCAACGTAGTTTCGTGTCGAAGGCTGCATGTGATCGACTGCAGCTCCCCCGTATTCGTCTACCGAATTCAATCACCGTCAGCGGAATCGGTAATGCTACAACATCGGTTGAGTACCAGTCCACGGTGACGATCTTCTCGCGAGTGTCGCCGTTCACCATCAAGGACACGATGTTGGTGCTGCCATCAATCACTGTGAAGCTTCCACAGTCGACGGTAGACACTCGTCACTGGTCCATTCCTCGCCATCTGGATCTTGCCGATCCTACATTTGCGGTTACTGGAAACATTGACATTATCCTGGGTGCAGCACATTTCCTCCGTGTGCTCCGTTATGGTCGTATTTCGCTTGGAGATGACTTGCCTCTGCTGCAAAGCACCGAGTTCGGTTGGGTCGTTTCCGGAAAATGTGTGCTGAGCAACCACGACCACAGTGATTCGCAAAGATGCCAGTTCAGCAACCCTTGCACCATCAACGAGCTGGTCCATCGTTTCTGGCAGCTTGAAGAGATCCAGAACAACAAGGGATGGTCACCGTCAGAACGGTACTGCGAAGAGCACTTCACCGCTAACACCGTTCGCAACGCCGATGGACGCTACGTTGTGAGACTTCCCAAACGTGAGGAGTTACTTGGGCAGCTACGAGACAACCGCTACAACGCTACAAAACGTTTCTACGGGCTGGAACGTTCGCTCGCTGCAAACCCTATGAAGAGAGCGTTGTACCAGGAGTTTATTCGTGAGTACCTCAACTTAGGTCATATGTACGAGGTGAAATCTGCCGAAGAGGATCTCCAGCCGCAGTATTTCCTCCCTCATCACGCTGTCATGAAGCCAGAGAGTACCACGACAAAGATGCGCGTTGTTTTCGATGCGTCGTGCCGTTCCAAGTCAGGCCTGTCGCTCAACGATGTTCTTCTCTCCGGGCCAACCATCCAAGATACTCTGGTCACAATCGTTTTACGCTTCAGATTCCACAACTACGTCGTCTCAGCTGACATTGAGAAAATGTACCGTCAAGTCCTGGTCCACGAATCAGACCAACCTTTCCAGCGAATTCTGTGGCGTGACGATCCTGTTCTCCCGCTCAAGGTGTTTCAACTTCGCACTGTCACCTACGGCACCAGTAGTGCCCCGTTTCTTGCGACCAGAGTATTGTCGAAGCTCGCCGACGATGAAGAGAAGACATTCCCGCTCGCCGCATCTGCCGTACGTCACGACTTCTACGTGGACAACCTACTCACAGGTTCTGACAACGCTGGTACTCTCGCCAGCATTTGCAGGGAGATTATTGCAGTGCTAGAATCTGCAGGTCTTCCTCTCCGCCAGTGGTCATCCAATTCCGAAGTTGTGTTAAACGGAATTCCACCAGAGCTGCGAGATACTGCAACATTGCGCGACTTGGACGACGACTTCTCCGTGACAGCACTTGGCCTTCGTTGGGAGCCAGAAACGGATAACCTTCTCTTCAAGACTCCAAAGTGGAAGGAACACGCAACGCCAACTAAGAGAACGGTACTTTCCGACATCAGCAGCCTTTTTGATCCACTGGGGTTGATTGGTCCGACGATCGCCAGGGCTAAAATCAAGCTTCAAGGATTGTGGAAGCTGCAGCTTGACTGGGACACACCAGTACCCGATCAGTTCGCCCACGATTGGACCTGTTTTCGGCAGAAACTCATCGCACTCGTACATGTTCGTGTTCCACGTCACGTTCTTCGTCCGGGTTACACACGCCTGGAGATTCATGGCTTCAGCGATGCTTCGGAGGACGCCTATGGCGCATGCATATATCTTCGCTCCGTTTTCGCTGCTGGAACGTGTACCGTACGTCTTCTCAGCGCAAAGTCCAAGGTTGCTCCGATCCAAACGACGACTATTCCTCGCCTTGAGTTGTGCGCAGCGCAGCTCTTCTCCAGACTTCTCACGAAGGTTTTGGACAGCGTCGACGTTTCAGCAACGACATACCTGTGGACTGATTCAACGATCGTGCTGAACTGGATCTTGGCCACACCGTCAACCTGGAAGACGTTTGTAGCGAACCGTGTGGCAGAAATACAAGAGCTCACGTCTCATGCTGTGTGGCACCACGTCCCGTCAGAAGATAATCCCGCAGATTTAATCTCCCGTGGAAAAGACCTCGATGAACTTCTCGACGCTTCGTTGTGGTGGAACGGACCGACGTGGTTGCACTCCGAGACTTCTCCGTGGCCCGAAACCGTACCCTATTCCACAGCTACCACGGAGATTCTTGAGACTCGTAAGACAGTGGCCCTTCCAGTTGCTGACCAAGAACCACCCGATATCATCGATCGCTACCACAGCATTCGTCAAGTGCTCCGAGTGGCTGCCCTCCTCTGGCGATTCTGCGAAAACTGTCGTCGTCACGCACAAAACCAACCACTCGTTGTTGGACCGCTGACTCCCGAAGACATCGACCACGCCTTGTTGATGCTGATTCTCAGAGTCCAAGGGCAGTGCTTTGACATCGAGATACGGCAGCTCACTAGTTCTGGCCAGGTGGACAGAAAGTCGAAGCTCCGTTTCCTACATCCCCAGATTGTGGACGGAATAATCCGAGTTGGCGGCCGGTTGCACTTCGCGCGAATACCGATCGACGAGAGACATCCCATCGTGCTACCTGCTAACCATCGACTCACTGAGATGATCTGTCGACGAGAGCACCTCAAGACGCTGCACGCTGGTCCAGGATTGCTGCTTTCGTCCCTCCGTCAGAGATTTTGGCCTCTTGGCGGTCGGAACCTTGTGCGAAAGGTCGTTCATCGATGCGTCACGTGTACGCGAGCCAAACCTCAGTCGTTGCAGCAGCTGATGGGCAACCTTCCACCAGTTCGGGTCAACCAGGCGTACCCATTCCAAAACGTTGGTGTCGACCTTGCTGGGCCATTCTACGTTCGAACCACGTTAAGGAACAAGCGAACACCGTTTTTCAAGGCCTACATTGTGGTGTACGTCTGTATGGCTACAAAAGCTGCGCATCTCGACCTCGTCACCGATCTGACGACCGCAGCATTCATCGCCAGCCTTCGTCGATTCGTCAGTCGAAGGGGAAAGCCGAGCCACATCTTCTGCGATAATGCGACCAACTTCGTCGGTGCACAACGAGAGCTAGGGGAACTGAGGAAACTCTTCCAGTCCCAACACCATCAGGATGCTGTAGCCAGAGAGTGCACGGATGATGGAATCGAATTCCACTTCATTCCGCCCCGCTCGCCGTCGTTTGGAGGAATCTGGGAGGCATGCGTGAAGTCCGCCAAGATGCATCTGCGCAGGATTCTTGGAAATGCTCATTTGACCGAGACCGAACTCCAGACAGCTCTGTGCCAAGTTGAAGCAATGCTTAACTCTCGTCCGATTACGCCAATGCCAGGCGCTCCAACAGACGAACTCTCGCTGACTCCAGGACACTTCTTGATCGGTCGGCCGCTTAACGCGATGCCTGATCCCGATAAGACTAGCATCTCAGAGAATCGTTTGTCTCGCTGGGAACGAGTTCAGCAGTTGTCGCAGCATTTTTGGAACCGCTGGCATACTGAATACCTCACCACGCTGCAACATCGATACCGGTGGACTGAAGCATTGGATAACCTTGCCGTTGGGTCCATCGTCGTCTTGAAGGATGAACAGCTACCACCGCAGAAGTGGGCCCTGGGTCGCGTGCTTAGCGTGCATCCCGGTACCGATGGCCGTGTTCGAGTAGCCACCGTGAAGACCAGCTCCGGAATCATGCAACGTGCGATCTCTAAGCTGTGCCTGCTTCCTGTTGAGATCGATCCGGAATCCGTTTCACCGACGCCAGAACTAGCTGGTCCTAGCTCAGGGTGA